CGAGGTTGCATCGAAAATCAACCCCCTGACATACGGTGTGGATGCTATACGCCAGGTCTTTCTCGGCGTAGGCTCGGCGTCCGCAGGTGGCGGTTTTGCCATCGGTGTCACAGTTTTCGGGCACAATATGAGCGTCCTGGAAGATGCGCTGGTAGTAGTCGTCCTGGGTGCCGTACTTATGACGGCAGCGATAGTGGCTTTCAGCAAGCAGGAATAGGAAGCCGGTCAGATGTTAATACGGCGGGAAGCCAGGAGACCACAGTGCAGACAGACATAGACAACCGGATAAATACCCTGGCCGACTGGATGTTCGAGTCGCAGCACCTGGTGGTGTTCACCGGTGCCGGTATCAGCACCGAATCGGGCCTCCCGGACTTCCGTGGTCCCGATGGCGTCTGGACGCGGCGGGATAAAGGCCTTTCAACGGAATGGCCAGACCTGTCCACCGCCGAACCTAACCTTGCTCATATGGCCATCCTGGAGCTACAGGAGATAGATAAACTAAGCTTTCTGGTTTCACAGAATATAGACAACCTTCACCTGAAGTCCGGTATACGTCCGGAACTCCTCGCGGAGCTGCACGGTAATGTCGCCAGGCTGCGCTGCCAGCGCTGCGGTACTCATGTAGAAACGGCTGCCGGCATGAAAAAATGCTCCTGCGGCGGGAAGCTGGTACCAAGCGTGGTCGATTTCGGTCAGTCCCTGCCGGAGAAGGACATCGAGGATTCCTTCCGCCATGCCCAGCAGTGTGACCTCCTGGTGGTTGTCGGTTCGAGTCTCGTGGTTACGCCTGCTGCCGATGTACCGGTCATCGCCTACGAACACGGTGCCCGCCTGGTGATAATCAACCAGGGCGAAACGCCTCTGGATGACATTGCCCATCTAAGGTTCGATGAGAGGATTGGCGATGTGTTACCGCCGGCGGTTGCCCGGCTGAAGCAGTTGATGGGATAGTACTTCTCGGTGCTGTACTCGTGACGGCAGCAATAGTGGCTTTCAGCAATTAGTGACAGGCCCCTGCAGTGGTCAACCGAGCGCTCCACAAACGGTATTGAAAAGATGGTACCAGCGCCGTATAATCAGCCAACGGTACCGAGGCGAAACCGGAAGACTGAGCAGGAGAAACACAGTGCCTGACCAGGGTGCACAGACAAGCCACAATCATCATGCCGCGATATGGTGGTGGCGTCGGAGGGTTTGGCATGTCTCCGGTCCGGGGAACGCCAGAACATAGTACCGGGACCGCACGGTTATACCAGGCCCATGAGTGAAGAAGCTCATGGGCCTTTCTCATTTTGGTAACACGCAAAACAACCAGGGGGTAGGAATTTGAAGCAGAAGATATTGACGGGCGACCGTCCCACCGGCCCGATGCACATCGGTCACTACGTCGGTTCACTGGAGAACCGGATCAGACTCCAAGACGAATACGATTGCTTCTTCGTCGTTGCCGACTACCAGGTACTCACCGACCACCTGACGGAGACGGAAGAGACCGAGGAAAACGTCAGATGTGTGCTCCTGGACTGGCTCTCCGTCGGGATGGATCCCGGTAAAAGCACCTTCTTCATACAGTCGAAAATCCCGGAGATTGCCGAACTGACGATGTACTTCTCGATGATGGTAAGCCTTGCCAGGCTACGGCGCAATCCCACCGTGAAGGAGGAGTTCCAGGCATCCGGGCTGCGGTCGATGAGCTACGGGTTCCTGGGATACCCGATATCTCAAGCTGCCGATATTCTCATCGTACGGTCGCACATGGTCCCGGTGGGAGACGATAACGTTGCCCACGTGGAACAGACCAGAGAAATCGCCCGGAAGTTCAACCGGTTGTTCGGCAAGGTATTTCCTGTTCCAGAGGCCCTTGTGGGCACGGTACCACGGTTGCCCGGCATCGACGGACAGAAGATGAGCGACAGCAAGGGCAACGCGATATTCCTTACCGACAGCCCCGAGGAGGTACGACAGAAGGTCAGCACGGCAATCACTGACCCGGCCCGTATCAGAGCGACGGACAAGGGCCACCCGGACATCTGTAACGTTTACCAGTACCACTACGCCTTCAATCGGGCCGAAGCCCCGTACATAGCAGGGCGTTGCCGACAGGCCACCATAGGCTGTGTCGCCTGCAAGGAGGACATGAGCGATAAACTCAACCTGTTCCTGGAGCCGATTCGCGAGAAAAGGGCATACTTCGAGGTCCGGCCGGAGATTATGCGGGATGCCCTGCATGACGGCATCAAACGGACCCTCAAAGAGAGCAGAGAGACAATCGAGCTTGTCCGCGAAGCGATGCACTTCGACTACAGGAAGCTGCTCTAAGCCGGTGTGCCCTGGAGTTATGTCAAGAACGGTCGGCATCCGATTTGACGACCATCACCGAAGATGCTACCTTTGTCCATAAGTCGCCGAAAGGCACGCAGGGGGTAGGTCGTGGCCAACGCTGTCCTGGTTATCGATATGCTGCGCGGCTTTCTTGAAGAAGGATGTCCTCTCTACTGTGGTCACGATGCACGCCGCATAATCCCCAGCATCCGGACTCTTCTGGAGCGCGAACTTGCCCAAGGCTCGAAGATGTTCTTCCTGTGCGACCGCCATGCTCCGGACGACCTGGAGTTCCGTATGTTCCCACCTCACTGTATCGAGGGCACCAGCGAGGCGGACATCATCCCCGAGCTTGCCGGGTACCACGGTGAGGTGATACCGAAAACGCGGTACAGTGCCTTTTTCAACACGCCCCTCGAAGATAGACTGGCAAAGATTATGCCGGAAAAGCTGATTGTTTGTGGGGTGTGCACCGATATCTGTGTTTGCCATACCGTAGCCGACGCCCGAAACCGCGACTACGAGGTAGAGGTGCCGGTTGACTGCGTTGCCTCATTTAACGAGGAAGCACACCGCTTCGCCCTGGAGCACATGGAGAGAGTGCTCGGGGCAATACTGACCAAATTGAAGGAGTAAGCAGATGAAACCACCAGAGTTTAAGCCTACCGAGGCCGTCCTGTCCGGCGAAACAGCCGATGTCTACTTCACCTACACCATGGAGATTCTACGCCACGAAGGCATCAACCCGGTAGCCACCATGGAGGTATTCCCCAGTCGGGCCGGAATACTCTGCGGCATGGAAGAGGTCAAAGCCCTGCTGACCAGGGTCCTTCCCGAGAACAGGAGCGAAGTATGGGCGCTATCCGAGGGCGAGGTAATGGACCACAAGGAAGTAGTATTGCGCGTCACGGCACCCTACCAGAGCTATGGCCTGTATGAAACGTCAGTTGTCGGTATCCTGGCCCACTGCAGCGGCTGGGCAACCGCCGCCAGGCAGTGTGTAGACGTTGCCCGCGGAATACCTATCATCAGCTTTGGCGCCCGACACGTTCACCCTTCGGTGGCCGGGATAATGGACTATTCGGCCATCGTGGGTGGCTGCACCGGATGCTCCAGTTCCAGTGGTGCCAGTCTGGCCAGCATCCAACCGTCAGGCACCATGCCCCACGCCATGATACTGATTATGGGTGATACCGTTGAGGCAACACTGGCCTTCGACAAATACATGCCGCCGGAAATCCCACGCGTATCCCTGGTAGATACCTTCAAGGACGAGGCTGAAGAAAGCCTGCGGGTGGCCGAGGCGCTGCGTGACCGGCTCGGAGCAGTGCGTCTTGACACGCCCGGCGAGCGGGGCAGAGTCACCACCGACCTTGTGAAAGAGGTGAGGGTCAGACTGGACATGGCCGGTTTCAACCATGTGGAAATTATCGTGAGCGGGGGGCTTGACCCGGAGCGCATACTCTATTTCCTCGGGAGCGGGGCGCCGGTTGACGGCTTCGGTGTCGGCAGCTACATCAGTGGCGGCAGACCAATAGATTTTACCGCCGACCTCCATGAGGTCGACAGTATGCCCATCGCGAAGAGGGGAAGGACTCCGGGTGTCACGCCCAATTCCAGACTCAAGCGCGTGCTGTGATTCGCTTGTCCCCACTCACCGGATTTCCCGACTGCTGTTGAAGTAGGCGGAAAGTATCTTCGCCGGGTCATCGGTCGCCCTGAGGTGCGTGGCCGTGCTTCCCAGGGTTTTTCAACACCCTGCTAGAGTGAATCATACAGCGCCCTGGCCGGTCTGATTGAGCGCTTGTCTCCCGTTGTGCCTATCAACATTCGGTTCATGACGTAGGAAAAGCTGACACGGGCGTCGAGGTCGACCACAATCAATGAACCTCCCCAGCCACCCCAGAAGAAGGTCCGCGGGTTCGGGCCCAGGGGAGTCTCCTCGCTGTTCAACCCGAAACCAAGCCCAAAGTGCATCGGTACCTGGAGTACAAGGTCGGTGCCGTAGCTCTGCTCTTCAATCACCTTCTCGATGGTGGACATGGAAAGAAGACGCACGCCATCAAGCTCACCGCCACAGGCCAGCAACGCGGCGACGCGGGCAACGGAGCGGGCATTGCCATGTCCGTTAGCGGCGGGTATCTCGGCACCCCGCCAGGCACGCTCCCTGGTAACCGTAGCTGGAGTGACAGGGTTTCCCATTTTGCGCGCTATCGCCGTCATATTAGCAGGGTCCACGTATTCGGGGTCTCCGGCTTTAAGTACCGGTGGGGGAATAAGCTCGGCGACACGGTCATCGTGCTCCGGGGGCAGACCGATGTGGAAGTCCGCCCCGAGCGGGACAGCGACCTCCTCCCGAAAGAAGGTGCCCAGGCTCTTTCCCGTTATCCGCCGCACCACTTCACCGATTAGGTGGCCAAAGGTCATGGAGTGATAACCGCTGGCTGTTCCCGGTTCCCACCACGGCTTCTGGGCAGCGAGCAATCCGACAGAGCGGTCCCAGTCGTACAGGTCCTCCGTGGTCATAGGCACCTCGAAGCCAGCCAGTCCGGACGTGTGGCTGAGCAGGTACCGGACAGGAATCTTCTCTTTGCCTGCTTGAGCAAATTCCGGCCAGTAGCTGGCTACAGGCGCATCAAGGTCAAGCTGGCCACGGTCAACCAATATCAGGGCGCAGAGGGCCGTCATTGCCTTGGTGGTCGACCAGACATTGACGATAGTGTCCTGTTCCCAGAGTCGTGTTCGGGCGACATCCGCATAGCCACCCCAGATATCGACTACGAACTTACCGTCTACCGTGGCCGCAAAGGCGGCACCGAGGTCGTCTTCCACCTCGAAGCCTCTGGCAAAGGCGTCCTTTACGCCGGCAAACCGTGGCTCGCAGTAACCGTGAATCTCCACTACACCGGTCATATTTGTCCTCCTTTATAGTAAGGCCGATGAATACGTGTGGCCTTCATTCCTATCGTGTCCCGGCTACGGTACCACTAATTGCGGACGCAGTCAATGCGGTGTCCAGGACAGCCGATGCTGGTTATTATCGGAGAATACCTGTGCGGTTAGCTATGGTACTGGCACGGTACTGAAAAACTTTTTCGACCAATCCCCGTGCGGCCCAGATGGGCCGCCTTCCCCTTCCTGTCCAGGAAGAGCCTTCCTACCGAGGAAGGGGGAAAGTTTATATCTGGGGGACACCCCCAGACCCCTGCCAGAGGGAGCTCCCTCTGGACTCCCCTTTTTCAGCAGTCTGCCTGGACGAACCGGAATGGCGGTTCAACAACCGTGAGAATCCTTTCCTGTTTCGAAACACGCTGTTGAAGTTGATTATCGCTTCCAAGTTGGGATACAAAGAGTTGGTATCATAAACTTGTCCTGATTTCTTCCAGCCTTTTTAAACGCCGATGCGTGTAATTTCTCTGTATGACAAGCATTCTCGTCAAAAGTACAGGCTTCAATTCGTTCTCCGGGTTTTCCAATCCTACATCCAATGTCCAGGATTTTTCATATTCCGTGCCTTTTAGGACATTGATAACAGAAGCATCCCATTCACGTATCTGCTCCTCATGTTTGTCAATATCGGCCTCGGTATCACCTGTTAATCTTGTTAATATCCGTTCGCCGCTCGATATTAACACGACCAGATTATTTTTTAGACTACCTGTATTTTTTAGATAATACAGGATAAGTATCACCCAGAGAATCACTGCTGTACCGATTACAGCATATCTACAGGTATCACTAAACCAGGGTAAGGGAGAAAGGATGGCGTGGCAGTGGTTAATACAGTAGCCACTACCAAAATACGTCCCCACGGCCTCATCATCCACACCGTCTTGAACATCTTGATAGGGTCGAATTGGGGCATAACCATATTCTACCACTTTCAGAACTCTTGGTAACCCTGTAACTCCCTCGATGCACGTCCCTGTGGCAGTATTAGCGGGGTCTGTCTTCATGCCGCCTATTGACAAAACCGGGCCGGCTATTTACAGTATCCATTATCCGGTCACAGCTGCGCCGCTCACAGAGCGAACGAACCTGCGAGGGGAGGCAACTTAATGACGGTTAAGATTGTCACCGATAGTACCGCAGACATCTCGCCTGAAATAGCACAGGCGCTGGGCATCCGGATTGTCCCGGTATACCTCAGATTCGGCAGCGAGGTCTTTCGTGACGGAGTAGACATCACCAAAGAAGAATTCTATCGCAGGCTGGAAACGTCATCCGTCCATCCAACCACTTCACAACCAACGCCGCAGGACTTCGCCACGGCATACTCGGATTGCGCTGAAGAAGCTGATGGCATCATATCCATCCATGTCTCAGCCAAACTCAGC
Above is a genomic segment from Dehalococcoidales bacterium containing:
- a CDS encoding Sir2 family NAD-dependent protein deacetylase; its protein translation is MQTDIDNRINTLADWMFESQHLVVFTGAGISTESGLPDFRGPDGVWTRRDKGLSTEWPDLSTAEPNLAHMAILELQEIDKLSFLVSQNIDNLHLKSGIRPELLAELHGNVARLRCQRCGTHVETAAGMKKCSCGGKLVPSVVDFGQSLPEKDIEDSFRHAQQCDLLVVVGSSLVVTPAADVPVIAYEHGARLVIINQGETPLDDIAHLRFDERIGDVLPPAVARLKQLMG
- the trpS gene encoding tryptophan--tRNA ligase, which produces MKQKILTGDRPTGPMHIGHYVGSLENRIRLQDEYDCFFVVADYQVLTDHLTETEETEENVRCVLLDWLSVGMDPGKSTFFIQSKIPEIAELTMYFSMMVSLARLRRNPTVKEEFQASGLRSMSYGFLGYPISQAADILIVRSHMVPVGDDNVAHVEQTREIARKFNRLFGKVFPVPEALVGTVPRLPGIDGQKMSDSKGNAIFLTDSPEEVRQKVSTAITDPARIRATDKGHPDICNVYQYHYAFNRAEAPYIAGRCRQATIGCVACKEDMSDKLNLFLEPIREKRAYFEVRPEIMRDALHDGIKRTLKESRETIELVREAMHFDYRKLL
- a CDS encoding isochorismatase family cysteine hydrolase, which encodes MANAVLVIDMLRGFLEEGCPLYCGHDARRIIPSIRTLLERELAQGSKMFFLCDRHAPDDLEFRMFPPHCIEGTSEADIIPELAGYHGEVIPKTRYSAFFNTPLEDRLAKIMPEKLIVCGVCTDICVCHTVADARNRDYEVEVPVDCVASFNEEAHRFALEHMERVLGAILTKLKE
- a CDS encoding nicotinate phosphoribosyltransferase, whose product is MKPPEFKPTEAVLSGETADVYFTYTMEILRHEGINPVATMEVFPSRAGILCGMEEVKALLTRVLPENRSEVWALSEGEVMDHKEVVLRVTAPYQSYGLYETSVVGILAHCSGWATAARQCVDVARGIPIISFGARHVHPSVAGIMDYSAIVGGCTGCSSSSGASLASIQPSGTMPHAMILIMGDTVEATLAFDKYMPPEIPRVSLVDTFKDEAEESLRVAEALRDRLGAVRLDTPGERGRVTTDLVKEVRVRLDMAGFNHVEIIVSGGLDPERILYFLGSGAPVDGFGVGSYISGGRPIDFTADLHEVDSMPIAKRGRTPGVTPNSRLKRVL
- a CDS encoding serine hydrolase domain-containing protein, which translates into the protein MTGVVEIHGYCEPRFAGVKDAFARGFEVEDDLGAAFAATVDGKFVVDIWGGYADVARTRLWEQDTIVNVWSTTKAMTALCALILVDRGQLDLDAPVASYWPEFAQAGKEKIPVRYLLSHTSGLAGFEVPMTTEDLYDWDRSVGLLAAQKPWWEPGTASGYHSMTFGHLIGEVVRRITGKSLGTFFREEVAVPLGADFHIGLPPEHDDRVAELIPPPVLKAGDPEYVDPANMTAIARKMGNPVTPATVTRERAWRGAEIPAANGHGNARSVARVAALLACGGELDGVRLLSMSTIEKVIEEQSYGTDLVLQVPMHFGLGFGLNSEETPLGPNPRTFFWGGWGGSLIVVDLDARVSFSYVMNRMLIGTTGDKRSIRPARALYDSL